A genomic stretch from Archangium lipolyticum includes:
- a CDS encoding radical SAM protein: MKLNLKSLSLPELEQALSAAQPSPTAVRKVFAAVFAHGAASVEEVCQAPQVPRRVAELLRENAEMPRLEVVERRRADDGFVKYLFASPLGGRVEAVRIPIFDEKYVVCVSSQVGCALACDFCMTGKLGFQRNLRTWEILDQVMQIRAEADRPVRGVVFMGMGEPLLNYTETLRAAQILSHPAGFAIAGPSITFSTAGMVPAIRRYVREGHPYRLAFSVTSAIPEKRIQVLPIEKAHPLPELVDAIREYATVRRERAMIAYVTISGFNMGPEDALALKETFEGIPIKVDLIDVTDPTGKYLPPSAEELKAFRDHLQILKAPIARRYSGGKEIGAACGTLEASQYGGVVLPSPGAAG, from the coding sequence GTGAAACTCAACCTGAAGTCGCTGTCGCTGCCGGAATTGGAGCAGGCGCTGTCCGCGGCGCAGCCCTCGCCCACCGCGGTGCGCAAGGTGTTCGCCGCCGTGTTCGCCCATGGCGCCGCCTCGGTGGAGGAGGTGTGCCAGGCGCCCCAGGTGCCGCGGCGCGTCGCGGAGCTCCTCCGGGAGAACGCGGAGATGCCCCGGTTGGAGGTGGTGGAGCGCCGCCGGGCCGATGACGGCTTCGTGAAGTACCTCTTCGCCTCGCCCCTGGGCGGCCGGGTGGAGGCGGTGCGCATTCCCATCTTCGACGAGAAGTACGTGGTGTGCGTCTCCAGCCAGGTGGGCTGCGCGCTGGCCTGCGACTTCTGCATGACGGGCAAGCTGGGCTTCCAGCGCAACCTGCGCACCTGGGAGATCCTGGACCAGGTGATGCAGATCCGCGCCGAGGCGGACCGGCCCGTGCGCGGCGTGGTGTTCATGGGGATGGGGGAGCCGCTGCTCAACTACACGGAGACGCTGCGCGCGGCGCAGATCCTCTCCCACCCGGCGGGTTTCGCCATCGCCGGCCCGTCCATCACCTTCTCCACCGCGGGCATGGTGCCGGCCATCCGGCGCTACGTGCGCGAGGGGCACCCGTACCGGCTGGCCTTCTCGGTGACGAGCGCCATTCCGGAGAAGCGCATCCAGGTGTTGCCCATCGAGAAGGCGCACCCGCTGCCGGAGCTGGTGGACGCCATCCGCGAGTACGCCACGGTGCGCCGTGAGCGGGCGATGATCGCCTATGTGACGATCAGCGGCTTCAACATGGGGCCCGAGGACGCGCTGGCGCTGAAGGAGACGTTCGAGGGCATCCCCATCAAGGTGGATCTCATCGACGTGACGGACCCGACGGGGAAGTACCTGCCGCCCTCGGCCGAGGAGCTGAAGGCCTTCCGGGACCACCTGCAGATCCTGAAGGCGCCCATTGCCCGGCGCTACTCGGGGGGCAAGGAGATCGGGGCGGCGTGCGGGACGCTGGAAGCTTCACAGTATGGCGGAGTGGTGCTGCCGTCCCCCGGGGCCGCTGGTTAG
- a CDS encoding RNA polymerase sigma factor: MSDEADKEEDRQLVARAQAGDISAFEALVDANRDKVYGLALRMTRSEADAAEIAQDTFLSAYQHLKDFRGDAAFGSWVHRIAANNSLMRLRHRRVVQAAEGELQGPEFTERGSLAEYPAQDWSRSAEGRILDAELGRAIQEATDRLPEGYREVFLLKDLDGLSYEQIAEVTGDSIPAIKSRLHRARLALREAIDRFYNQGSTSG; this comes from the coding sequence ATGTCCGACGAGGCCGACAAGGAAGAAGACCGGCAGCTCGTGGCGCGGGCCCAGGCCGGCGACATCAGCGCCTTCGAGGCGTTGGTGGATGCGAACAGGGACAAGGTGTACGGACTGGCGCTGCGGATGACCCGCTCCGAGGCGGATGCCGCCGAAATCGCCCAGGACACCTTTCTGTCCGCCTACCAACATCTCAAGGACTTCCGCGGGGATGCGGCCTTTGGCTCATGGGTGCACCGGATCGCCGCGAACAACTCCCTGATGCGGTTGCGGCACCGCCGCGTGGTGCAGGCGGCCGAGGGGGAGCTCCAGGGCCCGGAGTTCACCGAGCGGGGGAGCCTGGCGGAGTACCCCGCCCAGGATTGGAGCCGGAGCGCCGAGGGCCGTATCCTGGACGCGGAGTTGGGGCGGGCCATCCAGGAGGCGACCGACCGGCTGCCCGAGGGGTACCGGGAGGTCTTTCTCTTGAAAGACCTGGACGGGCTCAGTTACGAACAGATCGCCGAGGTGACGGGGGATTCCATTCCCGCCATCAAGAGCCGGTTGCACCGCGCACGGCTCGCTCTTCGCGAAGCCATTGATCGGTTCTACAATCAGGGCAGTACGAGCGGGTGA
- a CDS encoding DedA family protein: protein MVEYLDNLIAHIGLLGLLVLGLAAAVEYVVPPFPGDTITLLGGVYAVRGEHPWPLVFLVVVAGSVAGAFINYQVGRWLVGRFERRPGDAFFGITHARLEAVQSQMRHKGPWLLLANRFIPGVRGLIFVAAGAAHMPRSNALTLGALSAVAHTGLVLALGAAVGGNLERLESLMWRYQRAVLGLVVVGVLAVVVRALAKRKTPATER from the coding sequence ATGGTCGAGTACCTCGACAACCTCATTGCACACATCGGATTGTTGGGGCTGCTGGTGCTCGGGTTGGCGGCGGCGGTGGAGTACGTGGTGCCGCCGTTTCCCGGAGACACCATCACGCTGCTGGGCGGGGTGTACGCCGTGCGGGGCGAGCACCCCTGGCCCCTGGTGTTCCTCGTGGTGGTGGCGGGGAGCGTGGCGGGAGCGTTCATCAACTATCAGGTGGGGCGATGGTTGGTGGGACGCTTCGAGCGGCGGCCGGGTGATGCGTTCTTCGGAATCACCCATGCGCGGCTCGAGGCGGTGCAGTCCCAGATGCGGCACAAGGGGCCGTGGTTGCTGCTGGCCAACCGCTTCATCCCGGGCGTACGGGGACTGATCTTCGTGGCGGCGGGAGCGGCGCACATGCCGCGCAGCAACGCGCTCACGCTCGGGGCGCTGTCGGCGGTGGCTCACACCGGGCTGGTGCTGGCGCTGGGGGCCGCGGTGGGCGGAAACCTGGAGCGGCTGGAGTCGTTGATGTGGCGCTACCAGCGGGCCGTCCTCGGGCTGGTGGTGGTGGGCGTGCTGGCGGTGGTGGTCCGGGCCCTCGCGAAGCGGAAGACGCCGGCGACGGAGCGGTGA
- a CDS encoding DNA-3-methyladenine glycosylase, with product MTLPVSFYARPALTVARELLGVHLVVDEGGWRRVGRIVETEAYVGEHDLACHAAKGRTSRTEVLFGPPGRAYVYLIYGMYHCFNVVTDVEGVASAVLVRAVEPVEGLPPKARTDGPGRLCRALGLTLAHNRWDLASERLHLEAGMAVPDAGVERGPRIGVDYAGEWALEPYRLWVRDSQHVSRPPARRRRERA from the coding sequence GTGACTCTTCCCGTCTCCTTCTATGCGCGCCCCGCGCTCACCGTGGCCCGAGAGCTGTTGGGTGTCCATCTCGTCGTCGACGAGGGAGGCTGGCGGCGCGTGGGCCGCATCGTGGAGACGGAGGCCTACGTCGGCGAGCACGACCTGGCCTGCCACGCCGCCAAGGGGCGTACCTCCCGGACCGAGGTGCTCTTCGGGCCCCCGGGGCGGGCGTACGTCTACCTCATCTATGGCATGTACCACTGCTTCAACGTGGTGACGGATGTGGAGGGCGTGGCGTCGGCGGTGCTGGTACGGGCGGTGGAGCCGGTGGAGGGGCTGCCCCCGAAGGCCCGCACGGACGGGCCGGGGCGGCTGTGCCGTGCCCTGGGGTTGACACTGGCGCACAACCGCTGGGACCTGGCGAGCGAGCGGCTTCACCTGGAGGCGGGAATGGCGGTGCCCGACGCCGGGGTGGAGCGTGGGCCGCGCATCGGGGTGGACTACGCTGGAGAGTGGGCCCTGGAACCCTACCGGCTCTGGGTCCGTGACAGTCAACACGTGAGCCGTCCACCCGCCCGAAGGCGCCGAGAGCGCGCTTGA
- a CDS encoding BamA/TamA family outer membrane protein, protein MDVAARHHRQLLLVLVLLAFSAGCATTSSGAQAPDQPKVVGLDIQGTDQVKSSDIKEKIVTSKTPWWEPFNPFVSPNYFDPNTWQADLKRILRYYESEGFYQAKILSEAVRPRGDDAVALEVNVSEGQPTRITAIGVTGLEALPAAHQEKALEELPLVQGNVFREEDWEATKEAVQQRLRELGYAEATVGGEVRVDVVTQGAQVDLRVEPGPRYRFGTIFVATDANPQVNPRRIIEQAQGAVHKGDWFSESALAEAQARVFRMGVFGAVKVNRGAPDRDSRTVPVVVDVREAPFRSIRLGGGVGVDAARQEVRALGEWSHRNFFGGLRRLTVGGRLGYAFIPNITAAFDKIDIDGDGVGDEPNITTPHGLVGQLYVQFEQPRFLARDLRLQASLTGERGLEQAYNFIGGRGRGGVVWQPHPDFSLNSSYNLEVYRLQGQRGLQDQTTVPPLVLGCPAGNGQLDTCNISVSYLEEIAEWDRRNDPLAPSSGYYAALSLQGGGGPLLGDYTFGRVLPEVRGYINFGPKDRFVLATRLRMGTLLTPVITNETGERVRQESAIVNRFFAGGGSSMRGFNARRLSPMNRSNPSAEQPSDQVVPIGGNSLVETSVELRYKLFKDVELAAFHDSGLAGAGSLNLGPRQDDIRKESGRIFGDYHYQAVGIGVRYFTIVGPIRLDIARRLNIGKPLPIFDPTTGQAGETVNGFKDCFGLGANKGSDGKSVAVPYAGAPEGLCTFFLSIGEAF, encoded by the coding sequence GTGGACGTCGCGGCCCGTCACCATCGTCAGCTTCTCCTTGTCCTCGTCCTCCTCGCCTTCTCGGCCGGGTGCGCCACCACCTCCTCGGGTGCCCAGGCACCGGACCAGCCCAAGGTGGTGGGGCTCGACATCCAGGGCACCGACCAGGTCAAGTCCTCCGACATCAAGGAAAAGATCGTCACCAGCAAGACACCCTGGTGGGAGCCCTTCAACCCCTTCGTCTCGCCGAACTACTTCGACCCCAACACGTGGCAGGCGGACCTCAAGCGCATCCTCCGCTACTACGAGTCCGAGGGCTTCTATCAGGCGAAGATCCTCTCCGAGGCGGTGCGGCCCAGGGGTGACGATGCCGTGGCGCTCGAGGTGAACGTGAGCGAGGGCCAGCCCACCCGTATCACCGCCATCGGCGTGACGGGCCTGGAGGCGCTGCCCGCGGCGCACCAGGAGAAGGCCCTGGAGGAGCTGCCCCTGGTGCAGGGCAACGTCTTCCGCGAGGAGGACTGGGAAGCGACGAAGGAGGCGGTGCAGCAACGGCTGCGCGAGCTGGGCTACGCCGAGGCGACGGTGGGCGGCGAGGTCCGGGTGGACGTGGTGACGCAGGGAGCACAGGTGGACCTGCGGGTGGAGCCGGGCCCGCGCTACCGCTTCGGCACCATCTTCGTGGCCACGGACGCCAATCCGCAGGTGAACCCGCGGCGCATCATCGAGCAGGCACAGGGCGCCGTGCACAAGGGGGACTGGTTCAGCGAATCGGCGCTGGCCGAGGCCCAGGCCCGCGTCTTCCGCATGGGCGTCTTCGGCGCGGTGAAGGTCAACCGCGGTGCGCCGGACCGCGACTCCCGCACGGTGCCGGTGGTGGTGGACGTGCGCGAGGCCCCCTTCCGCTCCATCCGCCTGGGAGGCGGCGTGGGCGTGGACGCGGCCCGGCAGGAGGTGCGCGCACTGGGCGAGTGGTCGCACCGCAACTTCTTCGGTGGCCTGCGCCGGCTCACCGTGGGCGGCCGGCTGGGCTACGCCTTCATCCCCAACATCACCGCCGCCTTCGACAAGATCGACATCGACGGGGATGGCGTCGGAGACGAGCCGAACATCACCACCCCGCACGGCCTCGTCGGCCAGCTCTACGTCCAGTTCGAGCAGCCGCGGTTCCTCGCCCGCGACCTGCGGTTGCAGGCATCCCTCACCGGGGAGCGGGGCCTCGAGCAGGCCTACAACTTCATTGGCGGGCGCGGGCGAGGCGGTGTCGTCTGGCAGCCCCACCCGGACTTCTCCCTCAACTCCAGCTACAACCTGGAGGTCTACCGGCTTCAGGGTCAGCGGGGCCTGCAGGACCAGACGACCGTCCCGCCCCTCGTGCTGGGCTGCCCGGCGGGCAACGGCCAGTTGGACACCTGTAACATCTCGGTGAGCTACCTCGAGGAGATCGCCGAGTGGGACCGCCGCAATGATCCGCTCGCGCCGAGCAGTGGCTACTACGCCGCGCTGTCCCTGCAGGGGGGTGGTGGACCGCTCCTGGGGGATTACACCTTCGGGCGCGTGCTCCCGGAAGTGCGCGGCTACATCAACTTCGGCCCGAAGGACCGCTTCGTCCTCGCGACGCGGCTGCGGATGGGCACCCTCCTGACCCCCGTCATCACCAACGAGACGGGCGAGCGCGTCCGGCAGGAGAGCGCCATCGTCAACCGCTTCTTCGCGGGAGGCGGCTCCTCCATGCGCGGCTTCAACGCCCGGCGGCTGTCGCCCATGAACAGGAGCAACCCGAGCGCGGAGCAGCCCTCCGACCAGGTCGTCCCCATCGGTGGCAACAGCCTCGTCGAGACCTCCGTGGAGCTGCGCTACAAGCTGTTCAAGGACGTGGAGCTCGCCGCCTTCCACGACTCCGGCCTGGCTGGCGCCGGCTCGCTGAACCTCGGTCCCCGCCAGGACGACATCCGCAAGGAGAGCGGCCGCATCTTCGGGGATTACCACTACCAGGCGGTGGGCATCGGCGTGCGCTACTTCACCATCGTGGGGCCCATCCGGCTGGACATCGCCCGACGGTTGAATATCGGCAAGCCCCTGCCCATCTTCGACCCCACGACGGGCCAGGCCGGCGAGACCGTCAACGGATTCAAGGACTGTTTCGGACTCGGAGCGAACAAGGGCAGTGACGGGAAGAGCGTCGCCGTCCCCTACGCGGGAGCCCCGGAAGGACTCTGCACGTTCTTCCTGTCGATTGGAGAGGCGTTTTGA
- a CDS encoding anti-sigma factor family protein: MYTCKDAITLLLDFIDGEMSPEEAQHLREHLSGCAPCIDFLRTYKATPGLCKRALAQQMPQEVSTRLTEYLRARIKSAS; this comes from the coding sequence ATGTACACGTGTAAAGACGCCATCACCCTCCTGTTGGACTTCATCGATGGCGAGATGTCGCCCGAGGAGGCTCAACACCTGCGCGAGCACCTGTCGGGTTGCGCGCCGTGCATCGATTTCCTGCGCACCTACAAGGCGACGCCGGGCTTGTGCAAGCGGGCGTTGGCGCAGCAGATGCCGCAGGAAGTGTCGACCAGGCTCACCGAATACCTGCGCGCGCGCATCAAGTCCGCCTCGTGA
- a CDS encoding 4-alpha-glucanotransferase, which produces MASTGRISGLLLPLFSLRSKTDFGIGDFGGLDGLFHWMEAARQRLLMLLPLLPTAPGDPSPYATRSAFGLNALFINLEMLPEFHATGGEAALSDEDKRMLAEARSAPRVRYDLVFRLKGAAFRRSFEHFERTEWPRSPRAQEFSAWRQQQGEWLESYALYTAISHERNQSPWWEWPEPLRDRNPEALAAETARLEREVRYHAWLQWVAEVQWNAVRGLAKARGILLCGDEPFIIGQDSADVWAHRDVLRRDARLGVPPDAFSETGQDWGLPYFDFEQMEKDGYRWLKSRAAKAASYYDLRRVDHAVGYFRQWIRDEKTPKGRFVPDSEEAWKRQGEHHFRLLSQNAGIVAEDLGVIPPFVRTILKDLGLPGYRVLRWERDDNVYRNPHGFPAVSLVTTGTHDTEPVAEWWEMASEEERRNTARVYPEFQEATVTREFTPAIHRAMLASALNAGSDLCVLPWQDVLGTRDRINLPGSMNDANWAYRITQNVEELLTLEETRTAAERLALLTASARR; this is translated from the coding sequence ATGGCTTCCACCGGCCGCATTTCCGGTCTACTGCTTCCCCTGTTCTCCCTCCGCTCGAAGACCGACTTCGGTATCGGTGACTTTGGCGGGCTCGATGGCCTCTTCCACTGGATGGAGGCGGCGCGCCAGCGCCTGTTGATGCTGCTGCCGCTGTTGCCCACGGCCCCGGGCGATCCCAGCCCCTACGCCACGCGCTCGGCGTTCGGCCTCAACGCGCTCTTCATCAACCTGGAGATGCTGCCCGAGTTCCACGCCACCGGCGGCGAGGCGGCGCTCTCCGACGAGGACAAGCGCATGCTGGCCGAGGCGCGCTCGGCCCCCCGCGTCCGCTACGACCTCGTCTTCCGCCTCAAGGGCGCCGCCTTCCGGCGCTCCTTCGAGCACTTCGAGCGCACCGAGTGGCCCCGCAGCCCGCGCGCCCAGGAGTTCTCGGCGTGGCGCCAGCAGCAGGGCGAGTGGCTGGAGAGCTACGCGCTCTACACCGCCATCTCCCACGAGCGGAACCAGTCCCCCTGGTGGGAGTGGCCGGAGCCGCTGCGCGACCGGAACCCGGAGGCGCTCGCCGCCGAGACGGCGCGGCTGGAGCGTGAGGTGCGCTACCACGCCTGGCTGCAATGGGTGGCCGAGGTGCAGTGGAACGCGGTGCGCGGGCTGGCCAAGGCGCGCGGCATCCTGCTGTGCGGTGACGAGCCCTTCATCATCGGCCAGGACAGCGCGGACGTCTGGGCCCACCGGGACGTGCTGCGCCGCGACGCGCGCCTGGGCGTGCCTCCGGACGCCTTCTCCGAGACGGGCCAGGACTGGGGCCTGCCCTACTTCGACTTCGAGCAGATGGAGAAGGACGGCTACCGCTGGCTCAAGTCGCGCGCCGCCAAGGCGGCCAGCTACTACGACCTGCGCCGGGTGGACCACGCGGTGGGCTACTTCCGCCAGTGGATCCGCGACGAGAAGACGCCCAAGGGCCGCTTCGTCCCCGACAGCGAGGAGGCGTGGAAGCGTCAGGGCGAGCACCACTTCCGCCTGCTGTCGCAGAACGCCGGCATCGTCGCCGAGGACCTGGGCGTGATTCCGCCCTTCGTGCGCACCATCCTCAAGGACCTGGGCCTGCCGGGCTACCGGGTGCTGCGCTGGGAGCGCGACGACAACGTCTACCGCAACCCCCATGGCTTCCCGGCCGTGTCGCTCGTCACCACCGGCACGCACGACACCGAGCCCGTGGCCGAGTGGTGGGAGATGGCCTCCGAGGAGGAGCGCCGGAACACCGCGCGCGTCTACCCCGAGTTCCAGGAGGCCACCGTGACGCGCGAGTTCACCCCGGCCATCCACCGCGCCATGCTGGCCTCCGCGCTCAACGCGGGGAGCGACCTGTGCGTGCTGCCCTGGCAGGACGTGCTCGGCACGCGCGACCGCATCAACCTGCCGGGCTCCATGAACGACGCCAACTGGGCCTACCGCATCACCCAGAACGTGGAGGAGCTCCTCACCCTCGAGGAGACGCGTACGGCCGCCGAGCGGCTGGCCCTCCTCACCGCCTCGGCCCGTCGCTGA
- a CDS encoding ABC transporter substrate-binding protein yields the protein MAAKKYLFAFMVVGGLTLALVLGGLLHFFTGHPNDWVGWTVLLAGSPAVLLLTSYGFWMLWVAERAQDRSSLLTRLAEGDLTSMSYGGAGGIGDQRDVRRLLYSLRRALTQVQRVTGNVHRTCQGVSEEVRMLLDAARRQGGAVERSQESVDSMGQSLQAAGKRVSQLESFAQETNGSLVEMTERLGQVAEALLALDEFSHRTTQQVQAMSERLHHIASSGDELARFASEAEAFVQMVQTGIDAVRHRASETNQLAHAVTATAERGEVLVNDCVQGMYRVEETVRKAAELVDSLGVRSTQIGRIVDVIQEIADQTNLLALNAAIIAAQAGEQGRPFGVVADEIRSLAERTARSTREIATIVGGVRREVDTAVSLVKEGREQAGTGVLLGDRAAEALMEIRTITQRTFTAVEATVAETKRLEAQGSTVVEASRRVARRVDDVTRAAIEQAGHGRELVHQTQQMAKLAQEASHKAEGQARTGRDLSNAVVRLSTAIEEIRAAHDVLMRGDSAIGEEVARVREDALQVIRIGDGLSRSVEQLAHEAASLDGEVFRFRLPAPNPGGTLHVGIHQTAFVRVQGGLDPLFAVENQLLEMCACVFSGLLRMDDGVLVPDLAERWEADPSACRYRFHLRPGVNFHDGMPLNARDVKRHFERMLDPTVKSPDRSLLEDVEGAKAFAAGQAREVTGIEVLDELTLEIRLEEPKAFFLQLMTLPRAAVARLGPGGQAVGTGPFRQVGFDSSLITLERNPTYWRKEQPLLDRLEFHLLESREQAVAELREGTVDIVSHLFARHVETLERDGQQVVASTTPSTSFLGFSLREAPYNDVRVRKALRAGMDIQGLVDHFHKGARVARSMTPPELLDDEGLMPEPRLDIGQAERLLREAGVRMLPLTIYHAVGRDTSEEDAVLFRPLVEAGLVELRHQELRAEEFGERRREGRLPVFRVGWIADYPDPDNFLFFHLNSKAQLIYSMGYRNEELDRLTTQARVTIDPEQRKQLYRLAERLVYEDCPTIPLFHHRVHAAASGRVQGLRLHQTPPQVRFEDLWLDQQDLEQLKN from the coding sequence ATGGCCGCCAAAAAGTATCTCTTCGCCTTCATGGTCGTCGGAGGGCTCACGCTGGCCCTCGTTCTCGGCGGACTGCTGCACTTCTTCACTGGCCACCCCAATGACTGGGTGGGCTGGACGGTGCTGCTCGCGGGTTCGCCGGCGGTGCTGCTGCTGACGAGCTACGGCTTCTGGATGCTCTGGGTAGCGGAGCGTGCGCAGGACCGCAGCAGCCTGCTCACCCGGCTCGCCGAAGGTGACCTCACCAGCATGTCCTACGGGGGTGCCGGGGGGATCGGGGACCAGCGCGACGTGCGCCGGCTCCTGTACTCCCTGCGCCGCGCGCTCACCCAGGTGCAACGGGTGACGGGTAACGTGCACCGCACCTGCCAGGGGGTCTCCGAGGAGGTGCGCATGCTCCTGGATGCCGCGCGCCGCCAGGGCGGAGCGGTGGAACGCTCGCAGGAGTCGGTGGACAGCATGGGCCAGAGTCTCCAGGCCGCGGGCAAGCGCGTGTCGCAGCTGGAGAGCTTCGCCCAGGAGACGAACGGCTCGCTGGTGGAGATGACCGAGCGGCTGGGGCAGGTGGCCGAGGCGCTGCTGGCGCTGGACGAGTTCTCGCACCGCACCACGCAGCAGGTGCAGGCCATGAGCGAGCGGCTGCACCACATCGCGTCCTCGGGCGACGAGCTGGCGCGCTTCGCCAGCGAGGCGGAGGCCTTCGTTCAGATGGTGCAGACGGGCATCGACGCCGTGCGCCATCGCGCCTCGGAGACGAACCAGCTGGCGCACGCGGTGACGGCCACCGCCGAGCGCGGCGAGGTACTCGTCAACGACTGCGTCCAGGGCATGTACCGGGTGGAGGAGACGGTCCGCAAGGCCGCGGAGCTGGTGGACTCGCTGGGCGTACGCTCCACGCAGATCGGCCGCATCGTGGACGTCATCCAGGAGATCGCCGACCAGACGAACCTGCTGGCGCTCAACGCCGCCATCATCGCCGCGCAGGCGGGCGAGCAGGGCCGGCCCTTCGGCGTGGTGGCGGACGAAATCCGCAGCCTGGCCGAGCGCACCGCGCGCTCCACGCGGGAGATCGCCACCATCGTGGGCGGCGTGCGCCGGGAGGTGGACACGGCGGTCTCGCTGGTGAAGGAGGGCCGCGAGCAGGCCGGCACGGGCGTGCTCCTGGGAGACCGGGCGGCCGAGGCGCTGATGGAGATCCGCACCATCACCCAGCGCACCTTCACGGCGGTGGAGGCCACGGTGGCGGAGACGAAGCGGCTGGAGGCCCAGGGCTCCACGGTGGTGGAGGCCAGCCGCCGGGTGGCACGGCGCGTGGACGACGTGACGCGGGCGGCCATCGAGCAGGCGGGGCACGGGCGCGAGCTGGTGCACCAGACGCAGCAGATGGCCAAGCTGGCGCAGGAGGCCTCGCACAAGGCGGAGGGCCAGGCGCGCACGGGCCGCGACCTGTCCAACGCGGTGGTGCGGCTGAGCACGGCCATCGAGGAGATTCGCGCGGCGCACGACGTGCTGATGCGCGGGGACTCGGCCATCGGCGAGGAGGTGGCGCGGGTGCGCGAGGACGCGCTCCAGGTCATCCGGATCGGCGACGGACTGAGCCGTTCGGTGGAGCAGCTGGCGCACGAGGCGGCCAGCCTGGATGGAGAGGTGTTCCGCTTCCGGTTGCCAGCGCCGAACCCGGGCGGCACGCTCCACGTCGGCATCCACCAGACGGCCTTCGTCCGGGTGCAGGGCGGGTTGGATCCGCTCTTCGCCGTGGAGAACCAGCTGCTGGAGATGTGCGCCTGTGTCTTCTCGGGCCTGTTGCGGATGGACGATGGCGTGCTGGTGCCGGACCTGGCCGAGCGCTGGGAGGCGGATCCCTCGGCATGCCGCTACCGCTTCCACCTGCGGCCGGGCGTCAACTTCCACGATGGGATGCCGCTGAACGCGCGCGACGTGAAGCGCCACTTCGAGCGGATGTTGGATCCGACGGTGAAGTCGCCGGACAGGAGCCTGCTGGAGGACGTGGAGGGCGCCAAGGCGTTCGCCGCGGGCCAGGCCCGCGAGGTGACCGGCATCGAGGTGCTGGACGAGCTCACGCTGGAGATCCGGCTCGAGGAGCCCAAGGCCTTCTTCCTCCAGCTGATGACCCTGCCTCGCGCGGCGGTGGCCCGGCTGGGTCCAGGCGGCCAGGCGGTGGGCACGGGCCCCTTCCGGCAGGTGGGCTTCGACTCGAGCCTCATCACGCTCGAGCGCAACCCCACCTACTGGCGCAAGGAACAGCCCCTGCTGGATCGGCTCGAGTTCCACCTGTTGGAGTCGCGCGAGCAGGCCGTGGCCGAGCTGCGGGAAGGGACGGTGGACATCGTCTCCCACCTGTTCGCCCGGCACGTGGAGACGCTCGAGCGGGACGGGCAACAGGTGGTCGCCAGCACCACGCCCTCCACGTCGTTCCTCGGCTTCAGCCTGCGGGAGGCGCCGTACAACGACGTGCGGGTCCGCAAGGCCCTCCGGGCGGGCATGGACATCCAGGGGCTGGTGGACCACTTCCACAAGGGCGCGCGCGTGGCCCGCTCGATGACGCCCCCGGAGCTGCTGGACGACGAGGGGTTGATGCCCGAGCCGCGCCTGGACATCGGCCAGGCCGAACGCCTGCTGCGCGAGGCCGGAGTGCGGATGCTGCCACTGACCATCTACCACGCGGTGGGACGCGACACCTCGGAGGAGGATGCCGTCCTGTTCCGGCCCCTGGTGGAGGCGGGGCTCGTGGAGCTCAGGCACCAGGAGCTGCGCGCGGAGGAGTTCGGGGAGCGGCGGCGCGAGGGACGGCTGCCGGTCTTCCGGGTGGGGTGGATCGCCGACTACCCGGATCCGGACAACTTCCTCTTCTTCCACCTCAACTCGAAGGCGCAGCTGATCTACTCGATGGGCTACCGCAACGAGGAGCTGGACAGGCTCACCACGCAGGCGCGCGTCACCATCGACCCGGAGCAGCGCAAGCAGCTCTACCGGCTCGCGGAGCGGCTCGTCTACGAGGACTGCCCCACCATCCCGCTCTTCCACCACCGCGTGCACGCGGCGGCGAGCGGCCGGGTACAGGGGCTGCGGCTGCACCAGACGCCTCCGCAGGTGCGCTTCGAGGACCTGTGGTTGGACCAGCAGGACCTGGAGCAGCTGAAGAACTGA